In the Campylobacter sp. MIT 12-8780 genome, one interval contains:
- a CDS encoding DUF2972 domain-containing protein: FKEKYLETKHPYPALLDCDVLNENLEQRQKSVGDEDKTNKNLFVNKGLSYADIEADIAWELNLGLPRKCGFVAFLPHTFGRGALCSALNAAGANLTTLRNGKRDYIRIFNLLKKERVNIDFDAVYYRNKDIDKTMHLLPKNTLALLASRDPIDSLTSFLNVRWPKQREKYYKSLTLDDTNFKEIADRTRFLHGGVTERLVEYATFKGLDLYYHESLLYMMMFYDYVLKTCKNFDKYIIVDFQENLPDNTFSTINALSKKLNIKGVKFEDISYLKSNKAAAYALGLPITLYVNEEINIVINNFVPSQNDIIELNESNFLQIESPYLKLYYLIDKSQYEILNKDLCLCEKVRVWIKKFHFELNEHWKETKSRGMTNEKMLDFLRKETKYRKIFKELFDKNFAYIKQTRPDIIASWKYYNEFEKMCEELDKKA; encoded by the coding sequence AATTTAAAGAAAAATATCTTGAGACTAAACATCCTTATCCTGCTTTGCTTGATTGTGATGTTTTAAATGAGAATTTAGAACAAAGACAAAAGAGTGTAGGAGATGAGGATAAAACTAATAAAAACTTATTTGTTAATAAAGGTTTATCTTATGCTGATATAGAAGCTGATATTGCTTGGGAGTTGAATTTGGGGTTGCCGAGGAAATGTGGATTTGTTGCTTTTTTACCGCATACTTTTGGGCGAGGGGCACTATGCTCAGCACTAAATGCGGCTGGGGCTAATTTAACCACATTAAGAAATGGTAAAAGAGATTATATAAGAATTTTTAATTTGCTTAAGAAAGAGCGAGTAAATATCGATTTTGATGCTGTGTATTATAGAAATAAAGATATTGATAAAACAATGCATCTTTTACCTAAAAATACTCTTGCACTTCTTGCTTCTAGAGATCCTATCGACTCATTAACAAGTTTTTTAAATGTTCGCTGGCCAAAGCAAAGAGAAAAATATTATAAATCTTTAACACTTGATGATACAAACTTTAAAGAAATTGCTGATCGGACAAGATTTCTTCACGGCGGAGTCACAGAGCGTCTCGTTGAATATGCAACTTTTAAAGGACTTGATCTTTATTATCATGAAAGCTTGCTTTATATGATGATGTTTTATGATTATGTATTAAAAACTTGTAAGAATTTTGATAAATATATTATTGTAGATTTTCAAGAAAATTTACCAGACAACACTTTTTCTACTATCAATGCTTTGAGCAAGAAATTAAATATAAAAGGTGTAAAATTTGAGGATATATCCTATCTAAAGTCTAATAAAGCCGCAGCTTATGCTTTAGGATTACCAATAACTCTTTATGTCAATGAGGAGATTAACATTGTCATTAATAATTTTGTGCCTTCTCAAAATGATATAATAGAGCTTAATGAATCTAATTTTTTGCAGATTGAAAGTCCTTACTTAAAACTTTATTATTTAATTGACAAAAGTCAATATGAAATTCTTAATAAAGACTTGTGTTTATGTGAAAAGGTAAGAGTATGGATTAAAAAATTTCATTTTGAACTTAATGAACATTGGAAAGAAACAAAGAGTAGGGGTATGACTAATGAAAAAATGCTTGATTTTTTAAGAAAAGAAACAAAATACAGAAAGATTTTTAAAGAGCTTTTCGATAAAAATTTTGCTTATATCAAACAAACTCGCCCTGACATTATCGCTTCTTGGAAATACTATAATGAATTTGAAAAAATGTGTGAGGAGTTGGATAAAAAGGCTTAA
- a CDS encoding NCS2 family permease, producing MDFFKLKENKTNIATECIAGLTTFLTMIYIIPVNASIVSNSGMPFDALIIATALVTIIATTINALYANTPIAMSVGMGLNVYFTFGVCVALNIPWQSALGAVFISGVVFLLLSFTNFRVWVVKSIPQDLRLAISAGIGAFIAFVALQNLGIVKADQSTLVALGDFKDTKVLFGLFALFLVILFWAFKLKAAFILAILVSSLIAWIFGINGASFPKEIFSLPNLSGENGLSEIFLKLDIKAALELSMIPIILTFFVTQLFDGVGTITGIGVRGKIFDDKKEGDKKLGKTLSADAAASVIGAGIGTSTVTAFVESTSGVESGGRTGLTALVVALCFALTLFLLPLFKAIPSSAIYPVLIMVGILMFMNVKDIDFKDPAVAVASFFIIILMPLTYSITTGFAFGFLAYILVRIFRREFSQISLGILALSAISLLVFCLQFFR from the coding sequence ATGGATTTTTTCAAGCTTAAAGAAAACAAAACTAACATTGCAACTGAGTGTATAGCTGGGCTTACCACTTTTTTAACTATGATTTATATTATCCCTGTCAATGCAAGCATAGTCTCTAATAGTGGTATGCCATTTGATGCTTTAATCATCGCCACAGCCTTAGTAACCATCATCGCAACTACCATTAATGCCCTTTATGCCAACACTCCTATAGCTATGAGTGTTGGCATGGGTTTGAATGTGTATTTTACCTTTGGTGTGTGCGTAGCTTTAAATATCCCTTGGCAAAGTGCCTTAGGAGCAGTGTTTATCTCTGGTGTTGTTTTTTTACTCCTTTCTTTTACAAATTTTCGTGTCTGGGTCGTAAAGAGCATACCACAGGACTTAAGACTTGCTATATCAGCTGGCATAGGAGCCTTTATCGCCTTTGTGGCTTTGCAAAATTTAGGCATAGTTAAAGCCGATCAAAGCACCCTTGTTGCTTTGGGGGATTTTAAGGATACAAAGGTGCTTTTTGGGCTTTTTGCTTTGTTTTTGGTGATCTTATTTTGGGCTTTTAAGCTTAAAGCAGCTTTTATCTTAGCCATACTTGTAAGTTCTTTAATTGCTTGGATTTTTGGCATAAATGGGGCAAGTTTTCCAAAAGAAATCTTTTCTTTACCAAATTTAAGCGGAGAAAATGGCTTAAGTGAAATATTTCTTAAACTTGATATCAAAGCAGCCCTTGAGCTTTCAATGATCCCTATTATACTGACTTTTTTTGTAACTCAGCTTTTTGATGGGGTTGGCACGATTACTGGCATTGGGGTGCGGGGTAAAATTTTTGATGATAAAAAAGAAGGAGATAAAAAACTTGGTAAAACCTTAAGTGCAGACGCTGCAGCTTCAGTGATAGGAGCTGGTATTGGCACTTCAACAGTTACAGCTTTTGTAGAAAGCACTTCTGGAGTAGAAAGCGGAGGAAGGACAGGCTTAACTGCCCTTGTGGTTGCGCTTTGCTTTGCTTTGACTTTATTTTTGTTGCCTTTGTTTAAGGCTATACCTTCAAGTGCGATTTATCCAGTGCTTATTATGGTAGGAATTTTAATGTTTATGAATGTCAAAGACATAGACTTTAAAGACCCAGCCGTAGCCGTTGCGAGCTTTTTTATCATCATTTTAATGCCACTGACTTATTCGATTACAACCGGTTTTGCTTTTGGCTTTTTAGCGTATATCTTAGTGCGTATATTTCGTAGGGAATTTTCTCAAATTTCACTTGGCATTTTGGCTTTAAGTGCGATTTCTTTGCTTGTTTTTTGCTTGCAATTTTTTAGATAG
- a CDS encoding phosphoribosyltransferase, with amino-acid sequence MIVYPYEEFEKDVKVLAKQIRNNFNPDAIVAVARGGMTLGHFLAMHINTRLIFTLNSIHYNDTAKLGHIEIFNIPKLSKFDKVLIVDDIIDSGETMQEILRILKEKFPKIEFKVASLFYKDQALLEPEFKVKKTDEWIEFFWEKI; translated from the coding sequence ATGATCGTTTATCCGTATGAGGAATTTGAAAAAGATGTCAAAGTTTTAGCCAAACAAATAAGAAACAATTTTAACCCAGACGCTATCGTTGCAGTAGCTAGAGGAGGTATGACTTTAGGACATTTTTTAGCTATGCATATCAATACTCGTTTGATTTTTACACTGAATTCTATCCATTATAATGATACTGCAAAGCTAGGGCATATAGAAATTTTTAATATCCCCAAACTAAGTAAATTTGACAAAGTTTTAATTGTTGATGATATCATAGATAGTGGTGAAACCATGCAAGAAATTTTAAGAATTTTAAAAGAAAAATTTCCAAAGATAGAATTTAAGGTGGCAAGCTTATTTTACAAAGATCAAGCCCTTTTAGAGCCTGAATTTAAGGTAAAAAAAACAGATGAATGGATAGAGTTTTTTTGGGAAAAGATATAA
- a CDS encoding MlaA family lipoprotein, with product MKKIIFCLFLCLSVLSFGQDFEDFEQEFSFEVYDPLRGYNEVMTSFNLGFYKYAARPVSKAYGYVTPDFIRYGVRNFTNNIFMPLRFINNVLQFKFKEAGTELKRFGVNVVFGFFGFIDAASKTNIPKYPADFGTTLAHWGVGSGFHLVLPFLGPSNLRDTLSLPVNWYSSPTGYIDPFLLSVGVNSYIIMNDMSFELDTFDEIYFNTPNLYPFLRDAYEKRRIEMSK from the coding sequence TTGAAAAAAATTATCTTTTGTCTTTTTTTATGCTTAAGCGTGCTGAGTTTTGGGCAGGATTTTGAGGACTTTGAGCAAGAATTTAGCTTTGAGGTGTATGATCCTTTAAGAGGGTATAATGAAGTGATGACTTCGTTTAATCTTGGCTTTTATAAATACGCTGCTAGACCGGTAAGTAAAGCGTATGGATATGTTACGCCTGATTTTATAAGATATGGGGTAAGAAATTTCACAAACAATATATTTATGCCTTTGCGTTTTATCAATAATGTCTTGCAGTTTAAATTCAAAGAAGCTGGCACGGAACTTAAACGCTTTGGTGTAAATGTTGTTTTTGGTTTTTTTGGTTTTATCGACGCGGCAAGTAAGACAAATATCCCCAAATATCCAGCCGATTTTGGCACAACTTTAGCTCATTGGGGTGTAGGAAGTGGCTTTCATCTTGTGCTGCCTTTTTTAGGACCAAGCAATCTTAGAGATACGCTTTCTTTGCCGGTAAATTGGTACTCTAGCCCAACTGGTTATATTGATCCATTTTTGTTAAGCGTTGGTGTAAATTCGTATATTATAATGAATGATATGAGTTTTGAACTTGATACTTTTGATGAGATTTATTTTAATACCCCAAATCTCTATCCGTTTTTGCGCGATGCGTATGAAAAAAGGCGGATTGAGATGAGTAAATAA
- a CDS encoding MlaC/ttg2D family ABC transporter substrate-binding protein — MKKILCILCLSVFYAFALKLESLPQIMQENIDKSLVLLQNTAKDKSKAADGIFKLFDPIFDYKLMAKLSLSKNYDKLSASQKAEFDTAFEAQLKSSFTSKLSLYTNERIQVKKLEQKNDTRVWLHSVMVIDGEAKNIIFKFYKAKNDEWLIYDVDVLGISIIQTYRSQFADLFEKEGFQSLLVKLKTIDFEGK, encoded by the coding sequence ATGAAAAAAATACTTTGCATACTCTGTTTGAGCGTGTTTTATGCCTTTGCTTTAAAACTTGAGAGCCTGCCACAAATCATGCAAGAAAATATAGATAAAAGCCTTGTTTTATTGCAAAATACCGCTAAGGACAAAAGCAAAGCTGCTGATGGGATTTTTAAGCTTTTTGATCCTATATTTGATTATAAACTTATGGCAAAACTTAGTCTTTCAAAAAACTATGATAAGCTTAGTGCGAGCCAAAAAGCTGAATTTGATACAGCTTTTGAAGCCCAGCTCAAATCAAGTTTTACGAGCAAACTTAGCCTTTATACAAACGAGCGTATCCAAGTAAAAAAACTCGAGCAAAAAAACGATACAAGAGTGTGGCTTCACTCGGTTATGGTTATAGATGGTGAAGCTAAAAATATCATTTTTAAATTCTACAAAGCCAAAAATGATGAATGGTTGATCTATGATGTCGATGTTTTAGGTATTTCTATCATACAAACTTATCGTTCCCAGTTTGCTGATTTGTTTGAAAAAGAAGGTTTTCAAAGTTTGCTTGTCAAGCTTAAAACGATTGATTTTGAGGGCAAATGA
- a CDS encoding efflux RND transporter permease subunit produces MFETLFKTLIKHAKLTLFISLSICVFLSFFASKLSVDASADSLLLENDEDLSFYRQINERYKSDDFLMIALRFKDENPFSEANLKMIQNLQNELEAIKGVQRILSIINAPLLTSKDNEDLKALLEHIPSLADEDINKSKAKAEILNSPFYQNNIISKDGKTTALIVYFEPNLAYLELIKERQNTTNEALKAQIQNKLDRISEQNKLENKTRLDTIKAITSHYEKQIGAIYLGGVSMIADDMISYIKADLWVYGVALSLLLTLVLWLFFRKISFVFLALLTCFVSLSVASGVFALLGFKITVISSNYLAFMLIISISLIIHLITHFIHLNKKFPKANSARLTLATLLAKLKPSFYAILTTAIGFLSLIFSNIEPIIKLGIMMSIGISISLVLSFVFFACLMPFFASKKLFEQSFNFGFLAWCANFSFRRKKLVFLVSVLCLIIAFFGILQLRVENSFVNYFKESSEIKKGLLVIDEHLGGTMPLEVVLRFQNKSLQATQDSFEDEFNALAEEKTYFFSADKIRLVKKVHDYFTQKEFVGSTLSLNSLLILGKSINEGKDLDDFALAFLYENLPLNFKNELLNPFVNVDENELRFVMRIKDSDATLQRNEFLKSINEELGTLLQGEALEFRLSGIMLLYNNMLQSLFASQFNTLVFVIIAIFALFVLVFKSFKLALVGILANIIPLSLVFAFMGFLGLSLDLMSITIAAICIGIGVDDSIHYIYRFKEELGKKSLQEALIASHLHIGSALFQSKVAIILGFSVMMSSNFIPTIYFGFLTLIVMILLLLGSLILLPSLLSSLRLQNKQV; encoded by the coding sequence ATCTTTGAAACTCTGTTTAAAACCCTCATTAAACACGCTAAACTTACACTTTTTATAAGCCTTAGTATATGTGTGTTTTTAAGCTTTTTTGCCAGCAAACTTAGCGTTGATGCCAGTGCTGATAGCCTGCTTTTAGAAAATGATGAGGATTTAAGCTTTTATAGACAGATCAATGAGCGTTATAAGAGTGATGATTTTTTAATGATTGCTCTGCGTTTTAAGGATGAAAATCCTTTTAGCGAAGCCAATCTTAAAATGATACAAAATTTGCAAAACGAACTTGAAGCGATCAAAGGCGTGCAAAGAATTTTAAGCATTATCAACGCTCCTTTGCTTACCAGCAAAGATAATGAAGACTTAAAAGCCTTACTTGAGCATATCCCAAGCCTTGCTGATGAGGATATTAACAAAAGCAAAGCTAAAGCTGAAATTCTAAACAGCCCCTTTTATCAAAACAATATCATCTCAAAAGATGGCAAAACTACAGCTTTGATTGTGTATTTTGAGCCAAATTTAGCGTATCTTGAGCTTATAAAAGAGCGTCAAAATACAACAAATGAAGCCTTAAAAGCTCAAATTCAAAACAAGCTTGATCGTATAAGCGAGCAAAATAAACTCGAAAATAAAACACGACTTGATACCATAAAAGCCATCACTTCGCACTATGAAAAGCAAATCGGTGCGATTTATCTTGGCGGTGTGAGTATGATCGCTGATGATATGATTAGTTATATTAAGGCTGATTTGTGGGTGTATGGCGTGGCTTTAAGCTTGCTTTTAACGCTTGTTTTGTGGTTGTTTTTTCGCAAAATTTCTTTTGTATTTTTAGCACTTTTAACTTGTTTTGTCTCGCTAAGTGTGGCAAGTGGAGTGTTTGCTCTGCTTGGCTTTAAGATCACGGTGATTTCATCAAATTATCTTGCTTTTATGCTTATTATTAGTATTTCTTTGATTATCCATCTTATCACGCATTTTATTCATCTTAATAAAAAATTTCCAAAAGCAAATTCGGCTAGACTTACTCTAGCTACACTTTTGGCGAAATTAAAACCAAGTTTTTACGCTATCTTAACTACAGCCATTGGCTTTTTAAGCCTCATTTTTTCAAATATAGAGCCTATCATTAAGCTTGGTATAATGATGAGTATAGGCATAAGCATAAGTCTTGTTTTAAGCTTTGTTTTCTTTGCGTGTTTGATGCCTTTTTTTGCTAGCAAGAAGCTTTTTGAGCAAAGCTTTAATTTTGGCTTTTTGGCATGGTGTGCGAATTTTAGTTTTAGGCGAAAAAAACTTGTTTTTCTTGTCAGTGTGCTGTGCCTTATCATCGCTTTTTTTGGAATTTTACAGCTTAGGGTTGAAAATTCTTTTGTGAATTATTTTAAAGAAAGTTCTGAGATTAAAAAAGGCTTGCTTGTTATTGACGAACATTTGGGTGGCACTATGCCTTTAGAAGTCGTGCTTCGATTTCAAAACAAAAGCTTGCAAGCTACTCAAGATAGCTTTGAAGATGAATTTAACGCACTGGCTGAAGAAAAGACTTATTTTTTTAGTGCTGATAAGATACGTTTGGTTAAAAAAGTGCATGATTATTTTACTCAAAAGGAATTTGTCGGCTCAACTCTTAGCTTAAATAGTCTTTTAATACTTGGCAAAAGTATCAATGAGGGTAAAGATTTAGATGATTTTGCTTTGGCTTTTTTGTATGAAAATTTACCTTTGAATTTTAAAAATGAACTTTTAAATCCCTTTGTCAATGTTGATGAGAACGAACTTCGCTTTGTTATGCGTATAAAAGACTCTGATGCAACGCTTCAAAGAAATGAGTTTTTAAAAAGTATAAATGAAGAACTTGGCACGCTTTTGCAAGGTGAAGCCCTTGAGTTTAGGCTTAGTGGCATAATGCTCCTTTATAATAATATGCTTCAAAGTCTTTTTGCATCGCAGTTTAATACTCTTGTTTTTGTGATTATAGCGATTTTTGCCCTTTTTGTGCTGGTGTTTAAAAGCTTTAAACTTGCTCTTGTAGGCATACTTGCCAATATCATTCCTTTAAGTCTTGTTTTTGCTTTTATGGGCTTTTTGGGCTTAAGTCTTGATCTTATGAGTATAACTATAGCAGCTATTTGTATAGGTATAGGCGTAGATGATAGCATACATTATATTTACCGATTTAAAGAAGAGCTTGGCAAAAAAAGCTTGCAAGAAGCGTTAATAGCTTCTCATCTTCACATAGGATCAGCTTTGTTTCAAAGCAAGGTTGCCATTATTTTAGGCTTTAGTGTTATGATGAGTAGTAATTTTATCCCAACGATTTATTTTGGCTTTTTAACTCTTATCGTGATGATACTTTTGCTTTTAGGTAGTCTTATCTTGCTACCTAGCTTGCTTTCAAGCCTAAGATTGCAAAACAAACAAGTATAA
- a CDS encoding non-canonical purine NTP pyrophosphatase — protein sequence MKIVFASSNKHKLKEIKDLLSGFEIYAFDEVLKPFEIEENGRSFKENALIKSRAVFEALNAKQRAEFVVLSDDSGLSVAALDNKPGIHSARFSAQGDDGSNRAKLIKELEKLDLKESKAHYTACIALSSNLGEFYSHGFLHGRVIDTQKGQNGFGYDSLFIPNGFHQTLGELDESVKRGISHRFRALSLSQIWLNTFCKGKK from the coding sequence ATGAAGATTGTATTTGCGAGCTCAAACAAACATAAGCTTAAAGAGATCAAAGATTTGCTCAGTGGCTTTGAAATTTATGCCTTTGATGAGGTGCTAAAACCCTTTGAAATAGAAGAAAATGGCAGAAGTTTTAAAGAAAATGCTTTGATTAAAAGTAGAGCTGTCTTTGAAGCCTTAAACGCTAAGCAAAGGGCTGAATTTGTGGTTTTAAGTGATGATAGTGGCTTGAGTGTCGCCGCACTTGATAATAAGCCAGGAATTCATTCAGCGCGCTTTTCAGCACAAGGTGATGATGGAAGTAACAGAGCAAAACTCATCAAAGAGCTTGAAAAGCTTGATCTTAAAGAAAGCAAGGCTCATTATACAGCCTGCATAGCTTTAAGCTCAAATTTAGGCGAGTTTTATTCGCATGGCTTTTTGCATGGCAGGGTTATTGATACACAAAAAGGACAAAATGGCTTTGGCTATGATAGCCTTTTTATCCCAAATGGCTTTCATCAAACCCTAGGTGAGCTTGATGAAAGTGTGAAACGAGGTATTTCTCATCGCTTTAGAGCTTTGAGTTTGAGTCAAATTTGGCTCAATACTTTTTGCAAAGGAAAAAAATGA
- a CDS encoding MFS transporter, whose translation MLKSVLPLSFIIATRFFGLFIVLPVLSVYALGLDKATPFLVGLLVGIYALTQMILQVPFGILSDKIGRKKTMLLGLLIFIIGSIICAEAKDIYIMLLGRALQGAGAIGAVAVAMISDFISEEKRSKAMALMGAFIGLAFASSLILAPLMSEKFGLSSLFYLSIALTLLCIVLLYTWVPKESKIIQHDEKTPLKRFLIEKNFALMNLTNFSQKMLMSISFLLIPLVLTRFRLDLFDTYLYSMIAGFVAMGMAGALGEKRGLAKGMLLLGVVFFAVAYFFFACVPALGFLSWGRLVFILAVVLFFVGFNLHEPIMQSCASKFAKAGEKGAALGMFNSFGYAGSFAGGVVGGFVLSERADWYFSLGLLVLVVFIVLWFILLCFLKNPSEFKNIYLPLSQKLDTNELLKLKGIVEIYENTQHKVVKYDSKLIDEKEIQNKL comes from the coding sequence ATGCTAAAAAGCGTCTTACCACTTTCATTTATCATCGCGACAAGATTTTTTGGGCTTTTTATCGTGCTTCCTGTTTTAAGTGTCTATGCCTTAGGACTTGATAAGGCTACGCCTTTTTTAGTGGGCTTACTCGTTGGAATTTATGCTTTAACTCAAATGATCTTACAAGTGCCTTTTGGCATTTTAAGTGATAAAATAGGACGCAAAAAAACTATGCTTTTGGGGCTACTCATCTTTATCATAGGCTCAATCATTTGTGCTGAAGCAAAAGATATATATATCATGCTTTTAGGTAGAGCTTTACAAGGTGCTGGGGCTATTGGGGCTGTGGCTGTGGCGATGATTAGTGATTTTATCAGCGAGGAAAAACGCTCTAAGGCTATGGCGTTAATGGGCGCATTTATAGGCTTAGCCTTTGCAAGTTCTTTAATCCTCGCTCCTTTAATGAGTGAAAAATTTGGACTTTCAAGCCTTTTTTATCTTAGCATAGCTTTAACTTTACTTTGCATAGTGCTTTTATATACTTGGGTGCCAAAAGAAAGCAAGATCATACAACATGATGAAAAAACTCCACTCAAACGCTTTTTGATAGAGAAAAATTTTGCTTTGATGAATTTAACAAATTTTTCACAAAAAATGCTTATGAGTATAAGCTTTTTATTGATCCCTTTGGTGCTTACAAGGTTTAGACTTGATTTGTTTGATACTTATCTTTACTCGATGATCGCTGGTTTTGTGGCTATGGGTATGGCTGGAGCTTTGGGGGAAAAAAGAGGGCTTGCTAAGGGTATGCTTTTGCTTGGGGTTGTTTTCTTTGCTGTGGCATATTTTTTCTTTGCTTGTGTGCCTGCTCTTGGATTTTTAAGCTGGGGAAGGCTTGTTTTTATTTTAGCTGTGGTGCTGTTTTTTGTGGGCTTTAATTTGCATGAGCCCATTATGCAAAGCTGTGCTTCTAAATTTGCTAAGGCTGGCGAAAAAGGGGCGGCTTTAGGCATGTTTAATTCTTTTGGCTATGCTGGAAGCTTTGCGGGCGGTGTAGTAGGTGGCTTTGTGCTGAGTGAGAGGGCGGATTGGTATTTTTCTTTAGGCTTACTTGTTCTTGTTGTATTTATCGTGCTTTGGTTTATTTTGCTGTGTTTTCTTAAAAATCCAAGCGAATTTAAAAATATCTATCTGCCTTTAAGTCAAAAACTTGATACAAACGAACTTTTAAAGCTTAAAGGCATAGTTGAAATTTATGAAAACACGCAACACAAAGTCGTCAAATACGACTCAAAACTCATTGATGAAAAAGAAATTCAAAATAAGCTTTAA
- a CDS encoding thioredoxin fold domain-containing protein, protein MKKLLSLSALTLSMVFSQAFADKNDEAIKFYTDLIKMQVPNAKVSVLKKEKLENSNITSVELSIKVGEQSTQDIIFVQDDFIFPEVIDVKQKRMYRQEYEMTSLEQQRAEFSQKAKAALKNETQIITLGDKNKPVLYVFSDPECPYCRAHLAGIEEELKENQLKLIITPVHGKSAFEKTALIYKESKNAKTDAQKIAILRKYYDENIKNYDKVSQKELNTYYALFEKYQKLGLRSVPTLIKE, encoded by the coding sequence ATGAAAAAGCTCCTCAGCCTTTCAGCCCTTACTTTAAGCATGGTTTTTTCTCAAGCATTTGCTGATAAAAATGATGAGGCGATTAAGTTTTATACTGATTTGATTAAAATGCAAGTGCCAAATGCTAAAGTTTCAGTTTTGAAAAAAGAAAAACTTGAAAACTCAAATATCACAAGCGTAGAGCTAAGTATAAAAGTTGGCGAACAAAGCACGCAAGATATTATTTTCGTGCAAGATGATTTTATCTTTCCAGAAGTCATTGATGTCAAACAAAAAAGAATGTATCGCCAAGAATACGAAATGACTTCGCTAGAGCAACAAAGAGCAGAATTTTCACAAAAAGCAAAAGCTGCCCTTAAAAATGAAACGCAAATCATCACACTAGGCGATAAAAATAAGCCTGTTTTGTATGTTTTTAGCGATCCTGAGTGTCCTTATTGTAGAGCGCATTTAGCAGGCATTGAAGAAGAACTTAAAGAAAATCAGCTCAAACTCATCATCACTCCAGTGCATGGAAAAAGTGCTTTTGAAAAAACAGCTTTGATTTACAAAGAAAGCAAAAACGCCAAAACAGACGCGCAAAAAATCGCTATTTTAAGAAAATACTATGATGAAAATATCAAAAATTACGATAAAGTCTCTCAAAAAGAACTAAACACTTACTACGCTCTTTTTGAAAAATACCAAAAGCTTGGTTTAAGATCGGTTCCAACTCTCATTAAAGAATAA
- the gdhA gene encoding NADP-specific glutamate dehydrogenase has product MSAYINKVLENIKKASQPTFLQAATEVLHSIEPILKADKRYEQHSILERLVVPEKVTQFRVVWIDDKGKAQTNLGYRVQFSSALGPYKGGLRFHPSVNLDVLKFLGFEQIFKNSLTGLMIGGGKGGSDFDPKGKSEGEIMRFCQAFMLELSKIIGANTDVPAGDIGVGGREIGYMFGAYKKLTNLFDGTLTGKGLKWGGSLARTEATGYGCVYFADEMLKKAKDSLEGKVCAVSGSGNVAIYTIEKLAAFGAKAVTISDSSGFVYDKEGIDLKLLKEIKEVKRGRVSDYAKAKKGAEFVSVDKYKKGTNGVWSVKCDGAFPSATENELNLADIKTLYANGCRFVAEGANMPSSLEAIDFMLAQKDFHFAPAKAANAGGVATSQLEMQQNASMAQWSFEEVDKKLHKIMKDIFHNSYETAKEFKHAGNLVVGSNIAGFRKVAEAMLEQGYC; this is encoded by the coding sequence ATGAGTGCATACATTAACAAGGTGCTAGAAAATATCAAAAAAGCTTCTCAGCCTACTTTTTTACAAGCTGCTACTGAGGTTTTACATTCTATAGAGCCTATTTTAAAGGCAGATAAAAGATACGAACAGCACAGCATTTTAGAAAGACTTGTGGTGCCAGAAAAAGTTACTCAATTTCGCGTTGTGTGGATTGATGATAAAGGCAAAGCTCAGACAAATTTAGGTTATCGCGTGCAGTTTAGTTCGGCTCTTGGACCTTATAAGGGCGGACTTCGTTTTCACCCAAGTGTAAATTTAGATGTGCTTAAATTTTTAGGCTTTGAGCAAATCTTTAAAAATTCTTTAACAGGACTTATGATAGGCGGTGGTAAAGGCGGATCAGACTTTGATCCTAAGGGTAAGAGCGAGGGCGAGATTATGAGATTTTGCCAAGCTTTTATGTTAGAACTCAGTAAAATCATCGGAGCAAATACTGATGTGCCAGCTGGCGATATAGGCGTTGGTGGGCGAGAGATAGGCTATATGTTTGGAGCGTATAAAAAGCTGACAAATTTATTTGACGGCACACTTACAGGAAAAGGGCTAAAATGGGGCGGAAGCCTTGCAAGGACTGAAGCTACAGGCTATGGTTGTGTATATTTTGCTGATGAAATGCTTAAAAAGGCAAAAGATTCGCTTGAAGGCAAGGTTTGTGCTGTCTCAGGAAGTGGAAATGTGGCTATTTATACTATAGAAAAACTTGCTGCTTTTGGTGCAAAAGCTGTTACGATTAGTGATAGCTCTGGTTTTGTGTATGATAAAGAAGGCATTGATCTTAAGCTTTTAAAAGAGATTAAAGAAGTCAAGCGAGGCAGAGTGAGTGATTATGCAAAAGCAAAAAAAGGTGCTGAATTTGTAAGTGTAGATAAATACAAAAAAGGCACAAATGGCGTTTGGAGCGTCAAATGCGATGGAGCTTTTCCAAGCGCGACTGAAAATGAGCTGAATTTAGCCGATATTAAAACCCTTTATGCTAATGGTTGTCGTTTTGTGGCTGAGGGCGCAAATATGCCAAGCTCTTTAGAAGCGATTGATTTTATGCTTGCTCAAAAAGACTTTCATTTTGCTCCAGCTAAGGCTGCAAATGCTGGCGGGGTAGCTACTTCTCAGCTTGAAATGCAACAAAATGCAAGCATGGCGCAATGGAGCTTTGAAGAAGTGGATAAAAAACTGCATAAGATTATGAAGGACATCTTTCATAATTCTTATGAAACCGCAAAGGAATTCAAACACGCTGGAAACCTTGTCGTAGGCTCAAATATAGCTGGCTTTAGAAAAGTCGCTGAAGCTATGCTTGAGCAAGGGTATTGCTGA